GTGGCAATAGACGCTGTCCTTTGGGGAACCTGAAGAAACCAACATTACTTTTTCCATGATTTTGTCAAGACAGTTAACATTAGAAATTGACCAacggttgtttttttattttttatttttttgccttGATGATCTTCTGATGTCAGATAGACCATTTGAGCTGTAAATGTAGAGACAATTGGAATTACATAAAGCACCTTTGAAGGTATTCACTTGAATGTAATCCTTAACAGGTCAAAGTTTTTCCCCCTGGATGTGAGTTAGTACGgggtgtaaataaaaacaaaatgcaggTCAAAGAAGTGGAGGGTGAAGCTGTTAGATGTGTCAAGCAAATCACGtttattacaaatttttttAGGGTTGCAAACCTTCTGCTGAAAAGCAGCCTTGAGTTCTTACCTTGGGTGGGAGTTCCACATCTGGCAGGCGGATCCAGGGCCCACGATCCTCTCTGATTTGATGTGCCTGTGGTACGGGGGTTTCAGAAGTGGGGTCAGAGTTTTGACGCACCAACTCTCTAGAGTGGATGGGGCGGGGGCTGGGGGTGAGTGAGGGATCCTGGGTGGGGAAGGCGGACATGGTCTTAGTAGGTTGGTCGCAGAGGGACTGGGAGCGAGGAACAGGGGCAGCATAAGGCTTCAGAGGAACCAAGTGAGCCATCTGgaactgcagaggagaggagcagcagcacaccGGGAGGAAAGAGCAGCCAAGCAGAAGAAAGAGCGCACAAGACAGTTGGAGAAGCAGGCCAAAGTGGAAAGGTGATTTTATATTAACCGGGAGGAGCCAAatgatgggaggagagggaaaagaagaaagagaaggtgTAAATAAGGTTGCATAGACTGGGAGAGGTAAAGCAGCAAAAAATTAAGCATATAGGTGTTAAGAGGTTTTAtcaattcaattttaaacaCCCACCTTGCCCTGTCCTCCTTGGGGTTCAACAGGCCTCTGCATCGGTGGAGTCTGAGCAGACTGGACCACTCCTGACTGGCTGATAGAGTCTGAGCGTGACTGGATGGCAGTGTCAGAGACAGTGGTGCAGATTTTTGGAGAGCCCTGTCTGTTGAGTTtacttctctcctccacctgaaATACAGACAACAGTAAAACAATTTCCCTTGTAGGCCTTTGTACAGTAGTTTGACCGTGTTGGGTGGTGCTGGGAATGTAGAAATCATTTCTACCTCACGAGCCCAAGTGGGTTTGTTGTTGGACTCCAGGTTTTTGTTGTAGTGGTAGAGCTGGGGCTTCTTTtcttgctgctgttgttgcagaGACACCAGGTAGGcatgctcctgctgcagctgcctcTGGAGACGCTCTGACTGacgctgctcctccagctgcttaCGCTTATACTCCTGAGCAAAGAAACACACTGCAGTCAACATGTTGCTCACCTCAGACGGGACACAACAGACTGTTGAGACAAACTAAACCATCGCATCTGCAAACAGAAAGTCTCCTTTCAATTCAACTCCAGGCTGAGATCTGAATATTTACTGACCACCACTGATCCCCTCTCACGAGACAGAAAGTATTTGGGGCAGACTCTCTTAATTTGTACTCTATTAAACTCGTAAATATCACCAACCCACATTAGAACAATATTGATTGAGTGTGTAACTCTGCATTTTTGTACTGTATATTAAACAGACAACATGAGTCAATTGACTTATTGGTATTTCATTGTGAGTAACAGGCGCTGGTCTCCAAACCTTTTGATTGCCACTGTGTTCTTAAGGAaacaagaaggaaagaaaaatgaaaaagattcAAACATGAGTAACTAAATTGTAGACTGAAATTCATTACATTCGCACGCTTTAAATGCTACTGAATTACATGAATGTCTTAAAAATTCTTTCCCACAAACAGTCAATTTTCTCCATTTGTTCTTAAATTGCACATCACTGTGGGCCACAAAGAACTAGATATTACATGTCAATGAGAAAATCTAGTTTGGTGCCAGATGAGGATGCCTCACCCAGGTGTCTCCTTGAGTGGGAGGGGGATTATAGAGTATCACAATGGAGGCACTATAGTACATCCATTGAACATGTGACGCAAAGAAACATCTGCTGCCATTGTGAACTTAACACAGCTCATACTTTGTAACACTGACATAATTTATTTTCAAGATGAGGCCTTCACGGCTCCAAAATAATTTGGATTCTCATTTTCCTTGAGGCCAGTGATTATATGCATCTATTCTCATGCAACATATTTGAATTTTGATATTCctttttgaaaaataataataccaaGAGGAGCCCAGTGCAAGATTAATAAGATACAATTTTCTTTTGTGAAGAGCCAACTGCAAAGCAACTTGTTGAACTCAGATGTTACTGCCTATACCTTCAACAATCCTCTTATGGTGGCATCATATCTTAAAAAGTATCTAACAAATGAATTACCAACAAAGAGCAAATATTTTTACTAGGGAATTATAAAACCTGACTATTTTTGTTAGATTTCTTTGGATTATTTGAAGTGGTTTAATTCCATTTATCCACTTGTGTCTGCTTTACAGTGGTGAGCAGTATCATATGAGCCATTTGGAATGACCTGGTTTTCAGCTTTGTTTTGTTCACAGTATCTCTACTGTGTCAAGCTCTGGGCTCTAACAGTGCCATTGCAATACGCGGATTTCATTGTGTGCGTTATATTTCTGTAGTAGATATATTTCCGTGTTTGTGGTAATTGGCCTACTGCATCACCTAACATCTACTGAGCTTAAGCTAGCAGCCATTAAGATACCTCGGTAAACAATAATGATGCTGCCTCCACTGTACCTCACCTCCGGCACGATGCATTCATGTAGCTATGCAGTTTCCTTTTTACGTCAATCATAGTGCTGTATTGTCTTCCCAAACAATTCAACCTTAGTTTCATCAGTCCACAATACATTGTCCTAGTAGTTTTATGCAGTATTGGGATAGTCTTATTGCTGAGGACACAATGCCTGTACACCTCTCAAGCATGCAGGTGTTAATGAGCTCCAATGACTCCTTTAAGCATTCAGATGTTGGTCTGGGCTAATTATTTATGCTGCTCATCTTTCTGAGTCATTTTAGCTTTGCGCCCACTTCTAGGGAATGTAGTTGCAGAAATAAATGATGTCCATTTATAGACAGTCTACGTGTTGAACGATCAATGTCTGAAGTCTATGAGATTACTTTGCAAGATTTATGGGAATCAACATTCCGAGATCATACGTTTTCTTATCATCTCTTGAAAGGCTTGATTCTCATCATCAGATGCTTCGGGTGaccagagaaataaaaaacaaaacaaaatacctGAGAAGCACTAAGCTAGAGCTCCATTCTTGTTGCATTGATTGGACTCCATGTTTAGAAGTAATTCCTGACTCCAGCTAACTTTTGTCCAATAGCTGAGAGGTTTTAATACTTTCTCCAACCCACACTGTCAATGTTACAATAAAACATAGGTGAAATGACAAATAGTCATTTCAGGCTGTATAGCTGTTCCTTTTTCAATTGCTGTTCAAttgcaaccctaaccctaacccaaattgCATCGCAACAAAGTTTTTCCGGCACTGATCCCCTGAATCTACTACGGGGGCACTGGTGTTTACCTAACCCTCAGTACATGCCATGCATTTACAATAGgaattatgtgtttgtgtgacataGGAGGGATATTTGAAAAACTAGTCAGGAACAACGAGGTCAATCATAATCCCATCGCCAAAAACAGAGCCAAAAATCTAGGTTAGTGCCTTTTTTAGCATATTTCTAATCAAGCACTGTACTTTACATATATTTCAGTGGTAAACAATAAATCTCCTTTATTCATGAGGTATTTAACCCAGAAGATGGCATGGAAACTCTTTGCagtcaaaacaaaaactgataaaaaaaaatgaggacTAGTTACCATAAGCAGTGCCTGCTCCTGAAGCAACTGCTGTTGAAGGATTTCTAACTGTCGTTGCTCTTCTTCTAATTTATGTCTGATGAACTCCTGAGCACAGGTAAGGAGGGAGGAATTATGGGCATGGCGATGGAGAAAGATGAGGGGgggatatggggggggggggtgggggttgaaCATAGAGGCAGACACAGTTATGTAATATAAATCCAGCAAACAACAGAACACATGTTGTACTGATAAAAATCAACAGTTCTATCACTGAATTTAGGTGAAAAAATAAGAACATAAACCATCCCTGTTTTGAAGTGGTAACTCACAAATTAAAGTCAGCATTAAAATGCATCAATGTGTGGCGCTGAACCTCAACTGTGATCAATTTCTAGATTAAAATCATTATAAAAATATCAAGCAGTATTTTATGATAGTAACTACTAACCTTATACAAACATAAAATCTGTGTTTGGCATTGTGCGGTGATAGTGCTACGATGCCAGACTCTTGTGTTACTGAGGGTAGACGGGAAACGGAGCATCAGAGACGCAGAGAGCTCACCCACAGAAAACTCATCTCTGAATAAATACACTAATTTAGACCCTTGCTGCTATGGCAACCTACTCGTGGAATTTCACCACCAGGGCAACTTGCAGTGTTGCTCTTGGACACACCCACACTTCACGCTGATTGGCTGATCGCAGCCCCATGTCTCCTGTGGTTGGTTACCTGCTCCCTCTCAGCCAGCCTTCTGTCTTCCTCCCGTCTCATATCGTCGAGTCTCCGGTGGGGACCTTTATCTTGCTGCCTCACCATCTCTCGCTCTTTTCTCTGTTGCTGGGAGAAAAGGGGgacaagaaaaagagaaatgagtGTAGTGGCGATGTTTCCCACAGGAGAATATATGATGGATAACCTGCTTCAAAGCAAATCCTCCCTTGTTTTATGTGCCAAGAGTTGTATCAAATAAATTAAGGGAGGGTGCAGGGCGCAGATGAGAGGATGTGagtcattctcacacacactgttcacaaacacacagacacacaacaataaGATCCTAATCATCCTTCTGAGTGTGCTGCTTGGATTCAGACCTTCGTCTGTGAAACGGAGCCCACTTTACCTGCTTTTTTAAGAAGCATAGAAACAAGATTTAATCTTAGTGGCGAAATGAGAACCTCCCACTTGGCAGTGACACAGCTCTGAGCTCCACTGATTGCTGTTGGCTAGTTACTGTTGAAAAAAAGAGCCAGATAAAACAGGAGGGGGACATGGAGGTAGATTAAAGGAGTACAACCTTACTGCAGCAAATTACCTTACAAATGCTGCACCACACTGATAAGCAATATCAGTGTAAGAATTTCTCATTCAAATGGCATATAACCTCTCAAACATTTTCCAGATACTGACAGTTTGTCACTTTGTGGGCGGCTGGGGCTAATGAGTAGAGTGGGTCATTGGCTTATCAGAAGGTTGgtggctggatctcctgctatTGTTAACATGTCAAAGGGCTGGATGCTGAAAAAGTACTGTTGACACTGAAGGTGATTTGAGATTTTGTTCAGTCCTTTCATTAGCAGCTAGTTATAGAGACTGAGTTAGGGACAGAAACAACCTGACTGATGTGTAAAGTGCACTGGTGTTATCTACATGTGGTGTATAGACCGCATTCCAAGCTATTCAAACATTGTTATTCTTGGATGTCATATTATCTTATTACTTACACTCAGGGTTTATTCATATTAACAACCAAAGCAATACATAGTTGGTAGTAGATcagacacaacacattacaaggAAGGTACCAATCAGACCTTTATGTTACATTGCAAATTTCACATAAcgtcaaactattcctttatcGAGTCATGATTCCTTAGCTTCACAATACCTCTTCAAGTCTGCGGCGCTGTTCCTTCTGCTCCTCGATGCGTTTCTGTCTGTCATGCAACAGTTGCCTCTTGTGTTCCTCGGGGTCCCGGCGCTGAGCAGCCAGTTGGGCCTGCTGCCTCTTGTGAGCCTCTGAGCGCTCTTTGTTCTCCTGCTGCAATCGCTGGAAGTCCCGCCTCAGGGTGGACTCACCGGGTACATTGAGGATTGAACTGATGAACACAATTAGGGATATGATTATATGATTTTGGGGAACATCACTCACAAGAAGAACACAAGTCAGGGATTAGCACTACCTAGACATTGATGATAACTTTCAATTACCTTGACTCGCGGTCTTCTCCACGgttttcatcctcttcatcactacCACTGTACTCATACTCTGTCTCTTCTTTAAAGAATAAGGAACAATAATTTGTCATATTCTGAGGAAAACACCATATTTCCGGGGTATCACCCTTTTAGACCTCCACATCGTTTGCCTACCTTTCTCCCCCCTTTTCTTGCGCGTGCGGTCAATGTGGTCTTTGAGCTGAATTCGAACCTGGCGCTCAGTGGGCTGGTCCCTGATGAAGGAGTGCTTGAGCAGCTGTTCTGTGGATGGTCTACTGGTATACGTCTTCACAAGACAGCCCTCGATAAAGTCAATGAATTTCTTGGAcctgggagggagggggaggtcAGAGGATGATAAActagtgagggagagagggagggttggGAGGCATGGAACAGCTGGGTTGTTCCATTACCCAGAATTACAGACAGAACCCAACAACACTCAGAAATATTCAAGTGATATAAGATCTGTCTGTAAACTCTTTCATATGTCCAACATGTCCacactgaacaaaaaaaaaaaatcacattaggTAAATCTTTACAGATTAGATTTGAGTTGTTGTGATCAACTAAAACTCAAATGTGAGCTCAATAACACAatggtcaaaataaaacataatccaATACACTAAAGTAACCATGCATGGACAACTACATGTATACATTCAATAATGTTCATAGATGGTGACCATAATTTGTTGAATTCCTTCTATTCAAATGATATTGTGTCCTTCGGTTgcttatgtttttatatttgcataATTTGTTCATTTTGAGTCACACAATACTGACAGACAGTATCTGTAATATTAGAAATACAAAACCTGTGAAAAAAATTGCATTCTGAAAACTGTTGGACCATAAACTAATCTACCAATAGGGTGAATTaatgagaagaaggaaaagCAATAAGGGCAAAATATAGGGTAGGAAAAAGAACATGACAAATTAGTTAAAAATACCAATGTCTTGTCTTGCTCACAATCACATTTGTCTCAGACTTGCCAATTTGAGTAAGGGACATCTTACACCGACGTTGTTCCCAATCCAGGAACAAATGCATCCAAAATAACTCTGCTTCAAGAAACCACACAATTTCTTGTAATTTTTCATAATCTTTTTCTATAAGCACTTAACTTTGTTAATGTTGCTCTGCAGTACCCAGGTTTCAAAACATCAAGTAAGTTTGATATCAAAGTGTGTGTAAATATGCTCTCCTGCTCCAATCTGATTTCCTGATGTTGGCATATCACATTATTTGTTGGATCAACCAAGCTAAGTATTGAAGAAGTTATTTTCAACAGGAAGCTTTATAAATATCCAACTGAAGTTTTCACTGATTAAAATGAGGCAGTCATACTTGTTAGCTGATGATAGTTTTAACAGATATGTGTCCATGTAATTTGATAGGGAAAACACTGGAACATAAGGAGTTCTGCTGCAAAGTGCCAGACAGTAAGAGTTATATTTTCTTTCATAAGGGTTTTGAAAGTTTTACAAATTAAACGTGATGCGAGGAGGGCCTCTTTAAGTTACGTGTGAAGTGTAAAGATATGACAGTAAAAAACCAGGGTGGTGAATAACTCACCATTTtttggatttaagttttggaggggGATTCCTAGGAATCAGGAAGAGGGCTCTCATCGGGTGCATGTCACACAGGgctagagaaagagaaggagattaTGAGAGTTGTTAAGTATTATGAAATCCTCTTACCCATGCTGAGAGCTGCAGTACGAAGAGAGAAAAATGAACAGCAGAATACATCTTATTTTAAGGCAGACGTCATAAACATGGCAGATTGTAAATTCAAGCCTCCATTACACATGCTCTTTGTATCCTTAAACATTAGAGCTGCTGTGATCTAAGGCACCAATCTTTCCTGACGCCTCAGGCTTTGTTACATTGAATGCAAGAGCAAGGATTGTGAGTCACTGTGTTCCCAGCCTAGGTAGGTAGCTAAACCTGACTGGTTAGCTTTAGAGTTTCACAGTAAACAGGCTTTTATAATGCAATATTTGGAGACATGCAATGTGATTTAGATGGCCAAAGGCATTTTAAGGGGTCACATTAAAAAAGAGGGATCACAGTTATACTGATATTGTATATTCAACATATACCAtacatgtttaaaatatattaaaaacattgaaaTTAGGCTTAAATAAGATTtgctttaaaacattttcatctcaaggaacaacaacaacagtgtggTGGCATTCCTTTTTGGCCTAAAactgttgttttaaaatacaGATACAAATCTGTTTCAAACCTCTCTTcctaactgaaaaataaaaaaagaatcataTCCCCATGAGTTgagaaaaatgtgatttgtaGTGTGATAATTTGTGAGACGCTGACAAACATGTTGTAGCATGTTGTTTCAGTGTTGGTGTAAGACTGTCATTTTGATTTGACTCAATGAAACAGTGACTTACACCACATATAATTCCATTGCAATAGCATCTAATGATACTTTCCACCATTGATTAATCCAATCAAAAAATAGCAAATACTCAATTTATTATGTAGTTAATggagcatttgtttgtttgttttctaaacATTTAATACACTTCTTAGCTTTTAACGAGAAACTGGTTTTGGCAGAACTCGTAAAAGATCAAATCTAAACCTAAGTTATATTGTAATTTTAGTAATAATTAAGTAATAATGTTGTTGGAGTTAAGCACATGTGTGCATAATTTATAATGGTACATCACAGCTAGCCTATTAGCCTTATGTCAGACACAATAGCAGCCACATGGTCTGTAGGAGCTCTGTCGTTGTAgtaatgtgaatgtgaaaacaGCTTAAGAACACTGAAAACATTTATAGTAAGGTCTAGTGGTACACATTTATTAAGAATAGGTGACTGAACTCAAAgcttatttgtattattgtgttGCTTACTTTTTGATTGGTGTCTTCTTGAATAACATGAGGACTGTTTCAAGTGTTAAGTGGCTAACAGCTGCTAGCTGCTTCCTCACTTGTTTGGATCTGTCATGTACTATTACTTACACCTGCCTATGTAGTCAATGCATGAAATGCAATTGCAGTTAAACTTGTGTTCAATTTGATCACAATGTGTCCCTGATGAACTTCAGAGGTGGTTTGGTTGTGGTCAATGTGTCTTGGGTGCATTTATACCTGTACAATTGTAAAAGTTTATCAATTTTTTAAAGCTGAACTACTGGACAAGTCTCCAACAACCatgaaaagtacattttctatcCAGGTGTGCAGGAGGATTCAAGTCTCCAAACCACCTCTCTGTAAACCTCAGACTGCTTCGACATTAGTTTCCAGGTTAATTGTGATGACAaaaataaagctactttatttGAAATTGAGATTGGAGTTGAGCAGATGAGCGTTAAAACTGTCACACTGTGAAAAAACGTCATTCTTAAGAGTCAAACTTTAGAGTGAAGtaacaaaaaggtatttttaatttgattttgttgACTAAACCTCAGTCATTCTACAAATTAACAATTAGCCGCTGGTGGCTTTAAAATTAAGGTAGAGTGAAGTCACATTTTCAACGATGCAGAGCTCGTAAAAAAGTGCCACTTCTGCTTTAATGGCCAATGCAGTAACAAGTAAGTAAGGAGTGTAATGTGATGCTTGCTGTAGGCAGGCTTATGATTGCTACATTATACCAACTGGTCAAAGTAAACAGTACACAAGGAGCAGCAAGTTACTTATGTTGTGTCACTGTTTAATAGGTCATTTCTTTATACACAGCTGGGATTTATTTTGCATTGTATCTGCTCCTCTTAAGCAAGCACTTTGCTTCTTAGTCGGGGTTTGACAGCAACTCTCCAGGCAGACACATTTACCCACTGAGCAGACCAGAGAGAGATTTGTGCAATCAGCCTCCACAGGCCAACTGCCAGCTCACGACTACGCTACCTTGATTACAGTGACTCAGCTGCCCATCTGAAGACCCAGACAATAAGGCTACATATGCAAGACAGACTGATTCATGGGGTCTTTAATAATGCgctttgagatgatgaaagatgaTCCGAGTGCATTGAGATGCACGATTCAactaagaaaaactaaaataggTAAAAAGTGTATAGACTTACGAGGAGCTCCCTCTGCCATCTCAATAGCTGTGATCCCCAAGGACCAGATATCACTCTGCAAAATACACAGGATCAGGTCAGTCTATCTTTCATACGCTCTCACAGCatagtgctcacacacacaaacaaaaaaatgcttCCATTACCCTGTAATCGTAGGTGGAGTCAGGATTCTCATCACAGGCAATGACCTCTGGTGCCATCCAGTAAGGTGTCCCAATGAAGGTGTTCCTACGCCCGACGGTCCTGTCCAACTGAGCACTCACCCCAAAATCAACTGCACAGGGACAAAGGAATCAGAGGATGTGAGACAATGACTACACTTACGTGGACACTAATATTCCAACTATTGACCTTATtcagaaaaatacattattttgagTATGACATTTACATGAGTTGCTAATGGAATATTCCTTTCATAGTTCCGCTTTCATATTACAGAGCATAGTTTGATTATGACTCATGTAATTATGTTCACAACACCTTAATGTCCAATGTTATCTCTCCAGCTTGAAAACCCTAACATGACAGTTTAATGAACAATGATAAAAAACATATACATCGAATGCTGTGAAAAATTCCAATCGGATATAATAATGTGATTAAGACATTGGAATATTCCAcatcttaatttgattattgctAATTACGTTATTCGTATTTAGGTAATCAGAAATGCTGTTTACATAGCAGTGAGTCGTTCAAACTATTGGCTTTATCGGATCAATATTAGCATGACAGCTTCCATATAATCAGTAAATGAGGGATAGAACATATATATAATACTAATAAAATGGCTCAAAACGTTCACGTGTTCAACATACCAAGTTTGACCTCTGCGTTCTCAGTCAGCAGCACATTCTGGCCCTTGATGTCTCTGTGGATGACTTTATGGGCGTGGAGGTGAGAAAGGCCCTGGATCCAgaaaacaaagttaaatcaGGTCAGTACAGAGGGACCTCAGTATCAGATTTATTATGTCTGCTGCAATTGCAATTTCTCACCCTTAGGATCTCTCTGCAGATGTAAGCAATCCAGTCCTCCTTCAGAGAGCTACCCTTTGTGTTTTTAACCAGGTCAGTTACCGATCCCGCCCCACAGAACTCCATCACCAGCTACATGCAGACAAATACTAACGTTAGTGAGCACAATCCTTGAGGCACATTGCTGCAAAATCATGAGGTGATGTAGCAAGTATAGACAGACCCATAGTTGGTCATCGTGTCCTGGTGGACTCTTCTTCACAAAGGCACCGTAGTACGTGGCTATGTTGCGGTGGTGGCTGTATTTCTTCAGCATGTTGATTTCTGCTTtgatttcctcttcttcctcctcagtaACATCCATCACCTTGATGGCAGCCAGCTGGCCCGTCTTCACGTGACGGCCCTGATTCAAGAGAAAGTTTGACCATTGTTACCgagttttaaatgatccttggaCTCATGTTTGCCACATAACTGTGGCTAATCTGCTAGATCatatcattttacatttttctctaTTGTTGACTCTTATCCTTTGTATACAGCAACTCTAAAGCTCTTTAGACTGACTGATACAAATTGCACTGGCATGGCAGtaaactaaatctaaatctgaaaACTGAACATTTAAATAGAGCAGGCACTGGAGTGTCCTTGTATCCACACTCAATTTTACATTCATCTCAACAGTGACAACTTTAGTATAGAATGCTTTAAATTCAGCAGCATCTGTGCATTCACCTGGGGTTCATTTTCGAGAGTTGTGTAGTCGTCACTAACGTCTACGTGTTCAAATGCTTTTAAGTCCGAATATGGAGAAAACCTGGAAGCTGTAacatgtgttgtatttatgtgtttcgAGGATATAAACTACAGTCCTTTCTTATTATTGCATAATTATGAAAAGATAAGTAAAAGGATCAAGGGTCagtcaaaacaatttaaaatgtatgcaTAGAAATATCTATATTGGCTTGATGAACACGCAATTTGTATTCAACAAAAGGGTAACATTTGACAAGTTCCACCAGAGCCACTTTGAGCCAATGGCAAAATTATGTAATTGGTTTATAAGTGATAACGTAAGCAACCCACATTTTTTGGGTTTGAACCTGAGTAAATGTCTATTTCCCCTATGGttaacacatttttctgttCATTCCGACACCACACGAACTAACAGCATGACTTACCTTGTACACCTGCCCATATGTCCCATTGCCGACAACCTCGACCAGCTCAAAGATTCCTGCTGGATCCTAAGGGAGACACGGGTGAACCATAAGTCATACAAAAATAAGACAGCAGGACAAATACagttgattcttgttgttctgggtttgtaccctcatggttgaatgcacttattgtaagtcactttggataaaaacgtcagctaaattaaacgtaatttaatgtaatgctGGTACAATGGCTGAATTCAAACAATATATACACTACACCCTGCAAAGGTTCTGCTGACAACACAATAAAACcagcaaattatttattttatcattttagttTCTCTTCTAAACATAAACCTTAACTAAATCTTTGATTTAGTTGACAATTTTTATAAACAAGGATCATTTAGAAATATTTTCCTTTGCAGTTAAAGCATTGTATCTCTATTtaaaagagcagagctggaaacaatcatacacacacaaaaaaagcccACAGGCCtctgtaaaacaaatacaatatataaaaacaggaaactcAACCCAGACAATTCGCTCTGTACACTAAAGCTAATTTAAATCCTGTTTTACAATTCCATGTTTCCATGCAAATCATCTAAGCTAAATCTTCCCAGACAGCCACCCACACACTTGCCACCCACCAACAGGACTTAACATAGAAAGCAGATTTACTTAATATTGATATTACATTAAACATACAAAGATTGATCCTCACAACATTGCATGACTTCTGGGCTCTTGATTATAAGTTGCAATACCCATTTCTCTGACACCAATAATGAGTAGGTTGCTTTTACTTAATTACgcaacccccctcccccaagAGACAAGGGGAAATGACAAGCAGACCCACTTTCATGCAATTTCAATATGGCTGTAAGGTGTGTGGGTGGTGGGACTGCTGCTTTGGCTTTAGAATGTACAGCATGACCTATCCTGCTTTCATCTGTTTCCAATGATGGGCTCGCTGCCTTCAACGTGGAGGGGAAACATTCCAATGTGAGAGGGAAGGTTTaggagaaaaataacatacatACTTGGGAGATCTGGCAGTAAAATTGGGAAATAAACCCGGAGTTTAAGTAAATGCACATAGCTCACA
This genomic window from Pleuronectes platessa chromosome 15, fPlePla1.1, whole genome shotgun sequence contains:
- the mink1 gene encoding misshapen-like kinase 1 isoform X5 is translated as MSENAPTRSLDDIDLAALRDPAGIFELVEVVGNGTYGQVYKGRHVKTGQLAAIKVMDVTEEEEEEIKAEINMLKKYSHHRNIATYYGAFVKKSPPGHDDQLWLVMEFCGAGSVTDLVKNTKGSSLKEDWIAYICREILRGLSHLHAHKVIHRDIKGQNVLLTENAEVKLVDFGVSAQLDRTVGRRNTFIGTPYWMAPEVIACDENPDSTYDYRSDIWSLGITAIEMAEGAPPLCDMHPMRALFLIPRNPPPKLKSKKWSKKFIDFIEGCLVKTYTSRPSTEQLLKHSFIRDQPTERQVRIQLKDHIDRTRKKRGEKEETEYEYSGSDEEDENRGEDRESSSILNVPGESTLRRDFQRLQQENKERSEAHKRQQAQLAAQRRDPEEHKRQLLHDRQKRIEEQKEQRRRLEEQQRKEREMVRQQDKGPHRRLDDMRREEDRRLAEREQEFIRHKLEEEQRQLEILQQQLLQEQALLMEYKRKQLEEQRQSERLQRQLQQEHAYLVSLQQQQQEKKPQLYHYNKNLESNNKPTWAREVEERSKLNRQGSPKICTTVSDTAIQSRSDSISQSGVVQSAQTPPMQRPVEPQGGQGKFQMAHLVPLKPYAAPVPRSQSLCDQPTKTMSAFPTQDPSLTPSPRPIHSRELVRQNSDPTSETPVPQAHQIREDRGPWIRLPDVELPPKVPQRTASIATALNTNLTSGIRHPVRASNPDLSRNDRWERGDSMSIISNLPLTGSLERHRILSSSKMESPILSHDSRHKPGESRTSSRPGRPADHGLFAKERAEEQPRPPVKANDYSSSSESSESSEESESGEGPEEEESPTDRHRDADTDSVNTMVVHEIEGEVGDGEQAGGYGDQTMLVQRTPEKRSHNGYTNLPDVVQPSHSPTETASHSSPGKDSVYDYQSRGLVKASGKSSFTTFVDLGMYHSPGGAGDNMSITGSRFEQLKMEVRKGSMVNVNPTNTRPPNDTPEIRKYKKRFNAEILCAALWGVNLLVGTENGLKLLDRSGQGKVYPLINSRRFQQMDVLEGLNLLITISGKKNKVRVYYLAWLRNKILHNDPEVEKKQGWTTVGEMEGCVHYKVVKYERIKFLVIALKNAVEVYAWAPKPYHKFMAFKSFADLPHRPVLVDLTVEEGQRLKVIYGSCAGFHAIDVDSGNNYDIYIPVHIQSHVLPHAIVFLPSSDGMEMLLCYEDEGVYVNTYGRIIKDVVLQWGEMPTSVAHICSNQIMGWGEKAIEIRSVETGHLDGVFMHKRAQRLKFLCERNDKVFFASVRSGGSSQVYFMTLNRNCIMNW